The following are encoded together in the Parambassis ranga chromosome 20, fParRan2.1, whole genome shotgun sequence genome:
- the scrib gene encoding protein scribble homolog isoform X9: MLKCIPLWRCNRHVESVDKRHCNLQTVPDEIFRYSRSLEELLLDANQLKELPKPFFRLLNLRKLGLSDNEIQRLPPEVANFMQLVELDISRNDIPEIPESIKFCRALEIADFSGNPLSRLPDGFTQLRALAHLALNDVSLQTLPSDIGNLANLVTLELRENLLKSLPTSLSFLVKLEQLDLGSNELEVLPDTLGALPNLRELWLDRNQLSSLPPELGNLRRLVCLDVSENRLEELPSELSGLMALTDLLLTQNLLEVIPDSIGCMKQLSILKVDQNRLTQLTDSIGECENLTELVLTENLLQSLPRSLGKLKKLTNLNVDRNRLGSVPKELGGCASLNVLSLRDNRLGKLPAELADATELHVLDVAGNRLQNLPFALTNLNLKAMWLAENQSQPMLKFQTEDDERTGEKVLTCYLLPQQPSPSLENLLQNSVDDSWTDSNLNRVSVIQFQEETKAEEEDDEAAAERRGLQRRATPHPSELKVMKKVIEERRNEAYTSRPDGEEEPLDSQEKRLSDLSNQSHDSQVSNSTLSATSHEDRQNMTLASQKEDLVDGHSPQEEEDLDEMEVEYIEPTVHFAEEPIIRGGDEDDDEDGEDGERSDEEDERPSFPAEKQRLIRKDTPHYKKHFKITKLPKPEAVAALLQGFSPDGLNSPTQATEDEQDEEEEEEEEEQCVGMLQQQRRIEDLEDSRHQGNSSQVKGVSFDQVNNLLIEPARIEEEEHTLNILRQTGGLGISIAGGKGSTPYKGDDEGIFISRVSEEGPAARAGVKIGDKLLEVNGVDLHEAEHHTAVEALRSSGASVSMTVLRERMVEPENAITTTPLRPEDDYFPRERRSSGIAFNMEASPSGPRQRFSTCLMRNDKGLGFSIAGGKGSTPYRTGDTGIYISRIAEGGAAHKDSTLHVGDRVISINGVDMTEARHDQAVALLTGTSPTIALLVERDLNASGGSPGQSRARAHSPPPPEPSDSPDQEEEGLSLHGNHLSRMEDEYPIEEVTLVKSGGPLGLSIVGGSDHASHPFGINEPGVFISKVIPHGLACQCGLRVGDRILEVNSIDLRHATHQEAVRALLANKQEIRMLVRRDPSPPGMQEILIQKQPGEKLGISIRGGAKGHAGNPFDPTDEGIFISKVSSSGAAARDGRLQVGMRILEVNNHSLLGMTHTEAVRVLRAIGDSLVMLVCDGFDPHKVAAVEASPGVIANPFASGIVRKNSMESISSIDRDLSPEEMDMIQKESEMVRETSQWEREEMEKVERMRLEREEATRLLEEETENIGTGPLKLDYKTLAALPTTSLQKVNRFSTSVTLTAPMEAPLQAQYGAPLEPLVFQPTIPLSPMVPQCCPSLNTDHNHQHGSADTESAGTTEAAINSAFTPEEEDCLVDSQPMCFKENPFLVANRKGKGLPPGQQILSGPPVGYGRQGQLQPWLFSKTPSSDYTRTDSPIREAPYSPTIQPPSDHSSSSSLCAGRETRFANIHYTSTPTAKDNTSSSTRPGAIQPVGRVRPSTSPATPDSHSPNPFQHGPSPFNSQTSPRAPSPTSPDEFPMNVKQAYKAFAAVPRSHAVLEPPQDLYGVRNNLQPKQPSPEPELYNDVFDDATDGQKGGGQGLTNKVSPRPSLSSDRREYMSLAAVPRLSRQSLDLQSPSPGGKNSPEQRSFRDRQKYFEIDVKQQTPEKPKPRVSLVGEDDLKKMREEEERKFEQRAREYLLDEDDEDEEEDLAKQVAQMKATGKVLLDGVEYKVEPVTSPSQHCSTPPGYNVTPPSYYGSSGPSSVDGKGDSQRNSLDDSFRLEQRPNSMTGLIPVYPGESAAPIRTAKAERRHQERLRMQSPELAVASDKDLSPAEKRALEAEKRAMWRAARMKSLEQDALKAQMVIAKSRDGKKRGTLDQLTESPSPAPTPSPTPMEEVSPRGVTSPGRLSLSSKKFDYRQFAAIPSSKPVYDIQSPDAADDMQFMDDGSSNPVATASPEVEVPTPLPATSALEEMALYSNKRKLRQGRRSLETAVPT; encoded by the exons ATGCTGAAGTGTATCCCCCTGTGGCGCTGCAACCGCCACGTCGAGTCGGTGGACAAGCGGCATTGCAACTTACAGACAGTCCCCGATGAAATATTCCGCTATAGTCGGAGCCTGGAAGAGCTTCTCCTCGATGCCAATCAACTCAAAGAGCTACCAAAG CCTTTCTTCAGACTACTGAACCTACGGAAGCTCGGCCTGAGTGACAATGAGATCCAGAGACTCCCTCCTGAGGTGGCCAACTTCATGCAGCTGGTGGAACTGGACATCTCCAGAAACG acaTTCCTGAGATCCCTGAGAGCATCAAGTTTTGCAGGGCCTTGGAGATTGCAGACTTCAGTGGAAACCCCCTCTCCAG ATTACCGGATGGTTTCACTCAACTCCGAGCGCTGGCCCACTTGGCACTCAACGACGTGTCATTACAGACGTTGCCCAGTGATATTGGAAA TCTGGCCAACCTGGTGACGTTGGAGCTCAGGGAAAACCTGTTGAAGTCTCTGCCTAC GTCACTCTCTTTCCTGGTGAAACTGGAACAGCTGGACCTGGGAAGCAATGAACTGGAAGTTTTA CCGGACACCCTCGGTGCTCTCCCCAACCTGAGAGAGCTGTGGCTAGACCGTAACCAGTTGTCCTCATTACCGCCT gagcTGGGAAACCTTCGGAGGTTGGTGTGTCTGGATGTGTCAGAGAATCGTCTCGAGGAGCTTCCCTCAGAGCTAAGCGGCCTTATGGCGCTCACAGACCTGCTGCTTACACAgaacctgctggaggtcatccCAGACAGCATTG GCTGTATGAAGCAGCTCTCCATCCTGAAGGTGGACCAGAACAGGTTGACCCAGCTGACTGATTCAATAGGGGAGTGTGAAAACCTCACAGAGCTTGTCCTCACAGAGAACCTTTTACAG TCACTTCCTCGCTCACTGGGTAAGCTGAAGAAACTGACCAACCTGAATGTAGACCGCAACCGGCTGGGCAGCGTGCCCAAAGAGCTGGGTGGCTGTGCCAGCCTCAACGTCCTCTCATTAAGAGACAACCGCCTGGGCAAGCTGCCTGCTGAGCTTGCAGATGCCACTGAGCTGCATGTACTGGATGTGGCTGGGAACAG ATTACAAAACTTGCCTTTTGCCCTGACAAACCTCAACCTGAAGGCCATGTGGCTCGCAGAGAACCAGTCACAGCCGATGCTCAAATTCCAGACGGAGGATGACGAGCGAACAGGAGAGAAAGTGTTGACGTGCTATTTACTGCCCCAGCAGCCTTCTCCAAGCCTAG AGAACCTCCTGCAGAACAGTGTGGACGACAGTTGGACAGACAGCAACCTGAACCGAGTGTCAGTCATTCAGTTCCAGGAAGAGACcaaggctgaggaggaggatgatgaggctGCTGCAGAGCGCAGA GGCCTTCAGCGCAGAGCCACCCCGCACCCTAGTGAACTAAAGGTGATGAAGAAGGTGATtgaagagaggaggaatgaAGCCTACACATCCAGACCTGATGGAGAAGAAGAGCCCCTTGACTCACAG gagaAACGGCTCAGTGACCTCTCCAATCAGAGCCATGACTCCCAGGTGTCCAACAGCACACTGTCAGCCACCTCCCACGAGGACAGACAAAACATGACCCTGGCATCACAGAAGGAGGACCTTGTGGATGGCCACTCCCCTCAGGAGGAAGAAGACCTAGATGAGATGGAAGTGGAGTACATTGAG CCAACTGTGCACTTCGCTGAAGAACCCATCATCCGTGGTggggatgaggatgatgatgaggatggggAGGATGGCGAAAGGAGTGATGAGGAAGACGAGAGaccatcttttcctgcagagAAGCAGCGTCTGATCAGAAAAGACACACCGCACTACAAGAAGCACTTCAAAATCACCAAGCTGCCCAAACCTGAGGCCGTGGCTGCACTGCTGCAGGGCTTCAGTCCTGATGGCCTCAATTCTCCAACACAAGCTACCGAAGATGagcaggacgaggaggaggaggaggaggaggaggagcagtgcGTTGGCATGCTTCAGCAGCAGCGCAGGATAGAGGACCTAGAGGACAGCCGACATCAGGGAAACTCCAGTCAAGTAAAG GGGGTGTCATTTGATCAAGTCAATAATCTGCTGATTGAACCTGCTCGAattgaggaggaagag CACACTCTGAACATCTTGCGACAAACAGGCGGCCTGGGTATCAGCATCGCTGGAGGAAAAGGATCCACGCCTTACAAAGGAGATGACGAG GGAATCTTCATATCCAGAGTATCTGAAGAAGGTCCTGCAGCTAGAGCGGGGGTCAAAATCGGAGACAAACTCCTGGAG GTAAACGGAGTGGACCTCCACGAAGCAGAACATCACACAGCTGTGGAAGCTCTCCGTAGCTCCGGTGCCTCAGTTTCCATGACAGTACTGCGGGAACGCATGGTGGAGCCGGAGAATGCCATCACCACCACGCCACTTAGGCCTGAGGATGACTACTTCCCAAGGGAGAGACGGAGCAGTGGGATTGCCTTCAACATGGAGGCCAGTCCCAGTGGGCCTCGGCAGCGCTTCTCCACCTGCCTGATGCGCAACGATAAGGGTTTGGGTTTCAGCATTGCAGGAGGAAAAGGATCCACGCCATACCGCACAGGAGACACT GGCATCTACATCTCACGAATCGCAGAGGGTGGAGCGGCACACAAGGACAGCACGCTGCATGTGGGCGACAGGGTGATTTCT ATCAATGGTGTAGACATGACAGAGGCCAGGCATGACCAGGCAGTAGCGCTCCTTACCGGCACCTCCCCCACCATCGCCCTCCTGGTGGAGCGAGACCTGAATGCATCAGGGGGCTCTCCAGGTCAGTCCCGGGCACGAGCCCATTCCCCTCCGCCCCCAGAACCCTCAGATTCTCCAGACCAGGAAGAGGAAGGCCTTTCCCTCCACGGAAACCACCTGAGCCGGATGGAGGATGAGTACCCCATCGAG GAAGTGACGCTGGTGAAGTCAGGTGGCCCTCTAGGTCTGAGCATCGTGGGAGGCAGCGATCATGCCAGTCACCCTTTCGGCATCAATGAACCCGGGGTGTTCATTTCAAAG GTGATTCCTCATGGTCTAGCATGTCAATGTGGGCTGCGTGTCGGAGACAGGATATTAGAAGTGAACTCCATCGACCTGCGACACGCCACACACCAGGAAGCTGTGCGAGCTCTGCTGGCCAACAAGCAGGAGATCCGTATGTTGGTACGGAGGGACCCTTCACCACCTGGGATGCAGGAAATTTTGATCCAGAAGCAGCCAGGGGAAAAGCTCGGCATAAGTATTCGTGGGGGGGCCAAGGGTCATGCTGGAAACCCATTCGATCCCACGGATGAGGGCATCTTTATCTCTAAG GTGAGTTCAAGCGGAGCAGCAGCAAGAGATGGACGATTGCAGGTTGGGATGCGTATCCTGGAGGTGAACAACCACAGCTTACTGgggatgacacacacagaagcagtgcGAGTGCTTCGTGCCATCGGAGATTCTCTAGTCATGCTGGTGTGTGATGGCTTCGACCCACACAAAGTGGCCGCTGTGGAG GCATCTCCTGGCGTCATTGCCAACCCTTTTGCAAGCGGGATCGTACGCAAAAACAGTATGGAGAGCATCTCTTCAATAGACCGAGACCTGAGCCCAGAGGAGATGGACATGATACAGAAG GAGTCTGAGATGGTGAGAGAGACATCACAGTGGGAGCGAGAAGAGATGGAGAAAGTG GAGCGTATGCGCTTGGAGCGTGAGGAGGCAACTCGCCTGCTAGAAGAGGAGACTGAG AACATTGGCACTGGACCTCTAAAACTTGACTACAAAACCCTGGCTGCATTGCCCACCACCAGTCTGCAGAAGGTCAACAGG TTCTCTACCTCTGTCACTCTGACCGCTCCCATGGAGGCCCCCCTGCAGGCCCAGTACGGAGCCCCTTTAGAGCCCCTGGTCTTTCAACCCACAATCCCCCTCAGCCCTATGGTCCCACAGTGCTGTCCCAGTCTGAACACAGACCACAACCATCAACATGGATCTGCCGACACTGAGAGTGCAGGCACAACAGAAGCGGCTATTAATTCAGCTTTCACCCCTGAAGAAGAGGACTGCCTGGTGGACTCACAGCCTATGTGCTTCAAAGAGAATCCTTTCTTGGTGGCTAATCGTAAAGGAAAGGGTCTTCCTCCTGGACAGCAGATCCTGTCAGGGCCTCCTGTGGGCTATGGCAGACAGGGCCAGCTGCAGCCGTGGCTGTTCAGCAAG ACGCCCTCTTCCGATTATACCCGGACAGACAGCCCAATCAGGGAAGCACCTTACTCCCCCACCATTCAACCG CCCAGCGACCACTCTTCCAGCAGCTCCCTGTGTGCTGGCAGGGAGACTCGCTTT GCAAACATTCATTACACGTCCACTCCCACTGCCAAGGACAACACCTCCTCATCA ACGCGACCGGGTGCCATTCAGCCAGTTGGACGTGTGCGGCCGAGCACCTCCCCTGCCACACCGGACAGCCATAGTCCCAACCCCTTTCAGCATGGCCCCTCCCCCTTCAACTCCCAGACCTCT ccTCGcgccccctcccccacctcgcCCGACGAGTTTCCCATGAATGTCAAGCAGGCATACAAGGCGTTTGCCGCCGTGCCTCGCTCTCATGCAGTGCTGGAGCCACCGCAG GACCTGTACGGTGTAAGGAACAATCTGCAACCTAAACAACCCTCTCCAGAG CCCGAGCTGTACAACGACGTGTTTGACGATGCCACAGATGGTCAGAAGGGAGGTGGCCAGGGTCTGACCAACAAGGTCTCTCCCcggccctctctctcttctgacCGTCGGGAGTATATGAGCCTGGCAGCTGTGCCTCGCCTCTCCAGGCAATCCCTGGACCTGCAG AGCCCTTCTCCTGGTGGTAAGAATAGCCCAGAGCAGCGCTCTTTCAGGGACAGGCAGAAGTACTTTGAGATTGACGTGAAGCAGCAGACGCCAGAAAAACCCAAACCTCGAGTCTCCCTGGTCGGAGAAGATGACCTTAAAAAaatgagggaggaggaag AGAGGAAGTTTGAGCAGAGGGCGCGAGAATACCTgctggatgaggatgatgaagatgaggaggaggacctgGCTAAACAGGTGGCACAGATGAAGGCCACTGGCAAGGTGTTGCTGGATGGAGTAGAATACAAAGTGGAGCCAGTGACCAGCCCGTCACAGCACTGCTCCACACCACCGGGCTACAACGTCACACCACCGAGCTACTACGGCAGCTCAGG GCCCTCCTCTGTCGATGGTAAGGGAGACTCTCAGAGGAACTCGTTAGACGACAGCTTCAGGCTGGAGCAGAGGCCCAACTCTATGACTGG TCTGATCCCAGTCTACCCTGGGGAGTCGGCAGCTCCGATCCGCACAGCCAAAGCAGAGCGCCGACACCAAGAGAGGCTTCGTATGCAGAGCCCTGAGCTGGCGGTGGCGTCTGACAAGGACCTGTCCCCTGCAGAGAAACGCGCTCTGGAAGCTGAGAAGAGAGCCATGTGGAGGGCAGCACG
- the scrib gene encoding protein scribble homolog isoform X19: MLKCIPLWRCNRHVESVDKRHCNLQTVPDEIFRYSRSLEELLLDANQLKELPKPFFRLLNLRKLGLSDNEIQRLPPEVANFMQLVELDISRNDIPEIPESIKFCRALEIADFSGNPLSRLPDGFTQLRALAHLALNDVSLQTLPSDIGNLANLVTLELRENLLKSLPTSLSFLVKLEQLDLGSNELEVLPDTLGALPNLRELWLDRNQLSSLPPELGNLRRLVCLDVSENRLEELPSELSGLMALTDLLLTQNLLEVIPDSIGCMKQLSILKVDQNRLTQLTDSIGECENLTELVLTENLLQSLPRSLGKLKKLTNLNVDRNRLGSVPKELGGCASLNVLSLRDNRLGKLPAELADATELHVLDVAGNRLQNLPFALTNLNLKAMWLAENQSQPMLKFQTEDDERTGEKVLTCYLLPQQPSPSLENLLQNSVDDSWTDSNLNRVSVIQFQEETKAEEEDDEAAAERRGLQRRATPHPSELKVMKKVIEERRNEAYTSRPDGEEEPLDSQEKRLSDLSNQSHDSQVSNSTLSATSHEDRQNMTLASQKEDLVDGHSPQEEEDLDEMEVEYIEPTVHFAEEPIIRGGDEDDDEDGEDGERSDEEDERPSFPAEKQRLIRKDTPHYKKHFKITKLPKPEAVAALLQGFSPDGLNSPTQATEDEQDEEEEEEEEEQCVGMLQQQRRIEDLEDSRHQGNSSQVKGVSFDQVNNLLIEPARIEEEEHTLNILRQTGGLGISIAGGKGSTPYKGDDEGIFISRVSEEGPAARAGVKIGDKLLEVNGVDLHEAEHHTAVEALRSSGASVSMTVLRERMVEPENAITTTPLRPEDDYFPRERRSSGIAFNMEASPSGPRQRFSTCLMRNDKGLGFSIAGGKGSTPYRTGDTGIYISRIAEGGAAHKDSTLHVGDRVISINGVDMTEARHDQAVALLTGTSPTIALLVERDLNASGGSPGQSRARAHSPPPPEPSDSPDQEEEGLSLHGNHLSRMEDEYPIEEVTLVKSGGPLGLSIVGGSDHASHPFGINEPGVFISKVIPHGLACQCGLRVGDRILEVNSIDLRHATHQEAVRALLANKQEIRMLVRRDPSPPGMQEILIQKQPGEKLGISIRGGAKGHAGNPFDPTDEGIFISKVSSSGAAARDGRLQVGMRILEVNNHSLLGMTHTEAVRVLRAIGDSLVMLVCDGFDPHKVAAVEASPGVIANPFASGIVRKNSMESISSIDRDLSPEEMDMIQKESEMVRETSQWEREEMEKVERMRLEREEATRLLEEETENIGTGPLKLDYKTLAALPTTSLQKVNRTPSSDYTRTDSPIREAPYSPTIQPANIHYTSTPTAKDNTSSSTRPGAIQPVGRVRPSTSPATPDSHSPNPFQHGPSPFNSQTSDLYGVRNNLQPKQPSPEPELYNDVFDDATDGQKGGGQGLTNKVSPRPSLSSDRREYMSLAAVPRLSRQSLDLQSPSPGGKNSPEQRSFRDRQKYFEIDVKQQTPEKPKPRVSLVGEDDLKKMREEEERKFEQRAREYLLDEDDEDEEEDLAKQVAQMKATGKVLLDGVEYKVEPVTSPSQHCSTPPGYNVTPPSYYGSSGPSSVDGKGDSQRNSLDDSFRLEQRPNSMTGLIPVYPGESAAPIRTAKAERRHQERLRMQSPELAVASDKDLSPAEKRALEAEKRAMWRAARMKSLEQDALKAQMVIAKSRDGKKRGTLDQLTESPSPAPTPSPTPMEEVSPRGVTSPGRLSLSSKKFDYRQFAAIPSSKPVYDIQSPDAADDMQFMDDGSSNPVATASPEVEVPTPLPATSALEEMALYSNKRKLRQGRRSLETAVPT; the protein is encoded by the exons ATGCTGAAGTGTATCCCCCTGTGGCGCTGCAACCGCCACGTCGAGTCGGTGGACAAGCGGCATTGCAACTTACAGACAGTCCCCGATGAAATATTCCGCTATAGTCGGAGCCTGGAAGAGCTTCTCCTCGATGCCAATCAACTCAAAGAGCTACCAAAG CCTTTCTTCAGACTACTGAACCTACGGAAGCTCGGCCTGAGTGACAATGAGATCCAGAGACTCCCTCCTGAGGTGGCCAACTTCATGCAGCTGGTGGAACTGGACATCTCCAGAAACG acaTTCCTGAGATCCCTGAGAGCATCAAGTTTTGCAGGGCCTTGGAGATTGCAGACTTCAGTGGAAACCCCCTCTCCAG ATTACCGGATGGTTTCACTCAACTCCGAGCGCTGGCCCACTTGGCACTCAACGACGTGTCATTACAGACGTTGCCCAGTGATATTGGAAA TCTGGCCAACCTGGTGACGTTGGAGCTCAGGGAAAACCTGTTGAAGTCTCTGCCTAC GTCACTCTCTTTCCTGGTGAAACTGGAACAGCTGGACCTGGGAAGCAATGAACTGGAAGTTTTA CCGGACACCCTCGGTGCTCTCCCCAACCTGAGAGAGCTGTGGCTAGACCGTAACCAGTTGTCCTCATTACCGCCT gagcTGGGAAACCTTCGGAGGTTGGTGTGTCTGGATGTGTCAGAGAATCGTCTCGAGGAGCTTCCCTCAGAGCTAAGCGGCCTTATGGCGCTCACAGACCTGCTGCTTACACAgaacctgctggaggtcatccCAGACAGCATTG GCTGTATGAAGCAGCTCTCCATCCTGAAGGTGGACCAGAACAGGTTGACCCAGCTGACTGATTCAATAGGGGAGTGTGAAAACCTCACAGAGCTTGTCCTCACAGAGAACCTTTTACAG TCACTTCCTCGCTCACTGGGTAAGCTGAAGAAACTGACCAACCTGAATGTAGACCGCAACCGGCTGGGCAGCGTGCCCAAAGAGCTGGGTGGCTGTGCCAGCCTCAACGTCCTCTCATTAAGAGACAACCGCCTGGGCAAGCTGCCTGCTGAGCTTGCAGATGCCACTGAGCTGCATGTACTGGATGTGGCTGGGAACAG ATTACAAAACTTGCCTTTTGCCCTGACAAACCTCAACCTGAAGGCCATGTGGCTCGCAGAGAACCAGTCACAGCCGATGCTCAAATTCCAGACGGAGGATGACGAGCGAACAGGAGAGAAAGTGTTGACGTGCTATTTACTGCCCCAGCAGCCTTCTCCAAGCCTAG AGAACCTCCTGCAGAACAGTGTGGACGACAGTTGGACAGACAGCAACCTGAACCGAGTGTCAGTCATTCAGTTCCAGGAAGAGACcaaggctgaggaggaggatgatgaggctGCTGCAGAGCGCAGA GGCCTTCAGCGCAGAGCCACCCCGCACCCTAGTGAACTAAAGGTGATGAAGAAGGTGATtgaagagaggaggaatgaAGCCTACACATCCAGACCTGATGGAGAAGAAGAGCCCCTTGACTCACAG gagaAACGGCTCAGTGACCTCTCCAATCAGAGCCATGACTCCCAGGTGTCCAACAGCACACTGTCAGCCACCTCCCACGAGGACAGACAAAACATGACCCTGGCATCACAGAAGGAGGACCTTGTGGATGGCCACTCCCCTCAGGAGGAAGAAGACCTAGATGAGATGGAAGTGGAGTACATTGAG CCAACTGTGCACTTCGCTGAAGAACCCATCATCCGTGGTggggatgaggatgatgatgaggatggggAGGATGGCGAAAGGAGTGATGAGGAAGACGAGAGaccatcttttcctgcagagAAGCAGCGTCTGATCAGAAAAGACACACCGCACTACAAGAAGCACTTCAAAATCACCAAGCTGCCCAAACCTGAGGCCGTGGCTGCACTGCTGCAGGGCTTCAGTCCTGATGGCCTCAATTCTCCAACACAAGCTACCGAAGATGagcaggacgaggaggaggaggaggaggaggaggagcagtgcGTTGGCATGCTTCAGCAGCAGCGCAGGATAGAGGACCTAGAGGACAGCCGACATCAGGGAAACTCCAGTCAAGTAAAG GGGGTGTCATTTGATCAAGTCAATAATCTGCTGATTGAACCTGCTCGAattgaggaggaagag CACACTCTGAACATCTTGCGACAAACAGGCGGCCTGGGTATCAGCATCGCTGGAGGAAAAGGATCCACGCCTTACAAAGGAGATGACGAG GGAATCTTCATATCCAGAGTATCTGAAGAAGGTCCTGCAGCTAGAGCGGGGGTCAAAATCGGAGACAAACTCCTGGAG GTAAACGGAGTGGACCTCCACGAAGCAGAACATCACACAGCTGTGGAAGCTCTCCGTAGCTCCGGTGCCTCAGTTTCCATGACAGTACTGCGGGAACGCATGGTGGAGCCGGAGAATGCCATCACCACCACGCCACTTAGGCCTGAGGATGACTACTTCCCAAGGGAGAGACGGAGCAGTGGGATTGCCTTCAACATGGAGGCCAGTCCCAGTGGGCCTCGGCAGCGCTTCTCCACCTGCCTGATGCGCAACGATAAGGGTTTGGGTTTCAGCATTGCAGGAGGAAAAGGATCCACGCCATACCGCACAGGAGACACT GGCATCTACATCTCACGAATCGCAGAGGGTGGAGCGGCACACAAGGACAGCACGCTGCATGTGGGCGACAGGGTGATTTCT ATCAATGGTGTAGACATGACAGAGGCCAGGCATGACCAGGCAGTAGCGCTCCTTACCGGCACCTCCCCCACCATCGCCCTCCTGGTGGAGCGAGACCTGAATGCATCAGGGGGCTCTCCAGGTCAGTCCCGGGCACGAGCCCATTCCCCTCCGCCCCCAGAACCCTCAGATTCTCCAGACCAGGAAGAGGAAGGCCTTTCCCTCCACGGAAACCACCTGAGCCGGATGGAGGATGAGTACCCCATCGAG GAAGTGACGCTGGTGAAGTCAGGTGGCCCTCTAGGTCTGAGCATCGTGGGAGGCAGCGATCATGCCAGTCACCCTTTCGGCATCAATGAACCCGGGGTGTTCATTTCAAAG GTGATTCCTCATGGTCTAGCATGTCAATGTGGGCTGCGTGTCGGAGACAGGATATTAGAAGTGAACTCCATCGACCTGCGACACGCCACACACCAGGAAGCTGTGCGAGCTCTGCTGGCCAACAAGCAGGAGATCCGTATGTTGGTACGGAGGGACCCTTCACCACCTGGGATGCAGGAAATTTTGATCCAGAAGCAGCCAGGGGAAAAGCTCGGCATAAGTATTCGTGGGGGGGCCAAGGGTCATGCTGGAAACCCATTCGATCCCACGGATGAGGGCATCTTTATCTCTAAG GTGAGTTCAAGCGGAGCAGCAGCAAGAGATGGACGATTGCAGGTTGGGATGCGTATCCTGGAGGTGAACAACCACAGCTTACTGgggatgacacacacagaagcagtgcGAGTGCTTCGTGCCATCGGAGATTCTCTAGTCATGCTGGTGTGTGATGGCTTCGACCCACACAAAGTGGCCGCTGTGGAG GCATCTCCTGGCGTCATTGCCAACCCTTTTGCAAGCGGGATCGTACGCAAAAACAGTATGGAGAGCATCTCTTCAATAGACCGAGACCTGAGCCCAGAGGAGATGGACATGATACAGAAG GAGTCTGAGATGGTGAGAGAGACATCACAGTGGGAGCGAGAAGAGATGGAGAAAGTG GAGCGTATGCGCTTGGAGCGTGAGGAGGCAACTCGCCTGCTAGAAGAGGAGACTGAG AACATTGGCACTGGACCTCTAAAACTTGACTACAAAACCCTGGCTGCATTGCCCACCACCAGTCTGCAGAAGGTCAACAGG ACGCCCTCTTCCGATTATACCCGGACAGACAGCCCAATCAGGGAAGCACCTTACTCCCCCACCATTCAACCG GCAAACATTCATTACACGTCCACTCCCACTGCCAAGGACAACACCTCCTCATCA ACGCGACCGGGTGCCATTCAGCCAGTTGGACGTGTGCGGCCGAGCACCTCCCCTGCCACACCGGACAGCCATAGTCCCAACCCCTTTCAGCATGGCCCCTCCCCCTTCAACTCCCAGACCTCT GACCTGTACGGTGTAAGGAACAATCTGCAACCTAAACAACCCTCTCCAGAG CCCGAGCTGTACAACGACGTGTTTGACGATGCCACAGATGGTCAGAAGGGAGGTGGCCAGGGTCTGACCAACAAGGTCTCTCCCcggccctctctctcttctgacCGTCGGGAGTATATGAGCCTGGCAGCTGTGCCTCGCCTCTCCAGGCAATCCCTGGACCTGCAG AGCCCTTCTCCTGGTGGTAAGAATAGCCCAGAGCAGCGCTCTTTCAGGGACAGGCAGAAGTACTTTGAGATTGACGTGAAGCAGCAGACGCCAGAAAAACCCAAACCTCGAGTCTCCCTGGTCGGAGAAGATGACCTTAAAAAaatgagggaggaggaag AGAGGAAGTTTGAGCAGAGGGCGCGAGAATACCTgctggatgaggatgatgaagatgaggaggaggacctgGCTAAACAGGTGGCACAGATGAAGGCCACTGGCAAGGTGTTGCTGGATGGAGTAGAATACAAAGTGGAGCCAGTGACCAGCCCGTCACAGCACTGCTCCACACCACCGGGCTACAACGTCACACCACCGAGCTACTACGGCAGCTCAGG GCCCTCCTCTGTCGATGGTAAGGGAGACTCTCAGAGGAACTCGTTAGACGACAGCTTCAGGCTGGAGCAGAGGCCCAACTCTATGACTGG TCTGATCCCAGTCTACCCTGGGGAGTCGGCAGCTCCGATCCGCACAGCCAAAGCAGAGCGCCGACACCAAGAGAGGCTTCGTATGCAGAGCCCTGAGCTGGCGGTGGCGTCTGACAAGGACCTGTCCCCTGCAGAGAAACGCGCTCTGGAAGCTGAGAAGAGAGCCATGTGGAGGGCAGCACG